The Eubacteriales bacterium genome window below encodes:
- a CDS encoding superoxide dismutase: MSENYYKFDLMPLPYGYSALEPYINTQTMQVHHNRLLRAYVDKLNATLVNYPKLQRLSLEQMLENIYVIPLGIRTPVINFGGGVFNHNFFFNSLNPGTIENTPVGNLKRAIDRKFGSFWEFKKMFKEKAMSVFGSGWMWLVKDYKGNLIFEQTANQNSPISLGHIPIIVLDVWEHAYFLQYLNLRDEYIDNWFNVINWYRADEIYTGS; this comes from the coding sequence ATGTCTGAAAACTACTATAAATTTGATTTAATGCCATTACCATATGGTTATAGCGCATTAGAGCCTTACATAAACACTCAGACTATGCAGGTCCATCACAATAGACTTTTAAGGGCCTATGTAGACAAGCTGAATGCAACTTTAGTTAACTATCCTAAATTACAAAGGCTGAGTCTAGAGCAAATGCTTGAAAATATATACGTCATACCTCTTGGTATAAGGACCCCGGTTATAAATTTTGGTGGAGGGGTATTTAATCATAATTTCTTTTTCAATTCATTAAACCCGGGGACTATAGAAAATACACCTGTAGGCAACCTTAAAAGAGCCATAGACCGTAAGTTTGGATCGTTTTGGGAATTCAAAAAAATGTTTAAAGAAAAAGCAATGTCAGTATTTGGCTCAGGCTGGATGTGGCTTGTTAAAGATTATAAGGGTAATCTTATTTTTGAACAAACAGCAAATCAGAATTCTCCCATATCTTTGGGACATATACCCATCATCGTGCTAGATGTTTGGGAACATGCGTATTTCTTACAATATTTAAACCTAAGAGACGAATACATAGACAATTGGTTCAACGTAATAAATTGGTATAGAGCTGATGAGATATACACAGGTAGTTGA
- a CDS encoding AraC family transcriptional regulator: MENIEQVEAVSRMQKYIEEHITRPITLLELSRYAGYSPFHCTRIFREIVGKSPFEYIRALRLSKAALTLRDGNKRVIDVAFDYLFDSHEGFTRAFSKEFGITPYRYKRKPKPITLFMPYSARDQYKYKTRGAKRMDTKNVNTIFVQVIERPERKVILKRGKKATHYFEYCEEVGCDIWGLLTSIKDALYEPIGMWLPKKFRPEGTSEYAQGVEVSVDYDGEIPDGFDMITLPPCKMMIFQGQPFKDEDFEEEIVSLQEYIDKYDPTLYGYEWANDNAPRFQLNPEGYRGYIEAKPVKALSK, from the coding sequence ATGGAGAACATTGAACAAGTTGAAGCGGTAAGCCGTATGCAAAAGTATATTGAAGAACATATTACCAGACCGATTACGCTTTTGGAATTATCCCGGTACGCGGGGTATTCCCCTTTCCATTGCACCCGAATATTTAGGGAAATCGTTGGCAAAAGCCCCTTTGAGTATATTAGGGCTTTACGTCTGTCAAAAGCGGCGCTGACCTTACGCGACGGAAATAAACGTGTAATCGACGTGGCTTTTGATTACCTTTTTGACTCTCACGAAGGCTTTACAAGAGCCTTTTCAAAAGAGTTTGGCATAACTCCGTATAGATACAAAAGAAAGCCAAAACCTATAACCTTGTTCATGCCATATTCCGCCCGTGACCAATACAAATACAAAACGAGAGGAGCAAAACGTATGGACACCAAAAATGTGAATACAATTTTTGTGCAAGTTATTGAACGCCCCGAAAGAAAGGTAATTCTAAAACGCGGGAAAAAGGCAACTCATTATTTTGAGTATTGCGAAGAAGTTGGCTGTGACATATGGGGATTATTAACCAGTATTAAAGATGCACTATACGAGCCAATAGGAATGTGGCTGCCAAAGAAATTTCGCCCTGAAGGCACTTCGGAATATGCGCAAGGTGTTGAGGTATCCGTCGACTACGATGGCGAAATACCTGACGGTTTTGATATGATTACATTGCCGCCATGTAAGATGATGATTTTTCAAGGTCAGCCTTTCAAAGATGAAGATTTTGAAGAGGAAATCGTCAGCTTGCAGGAGTATATTGACAAGTATGACCCTACATTATACGGGTATGAATGGGCGAATGATAATGCGCCGAGATTTCAGCTAAACCCCGAAGGCTATCGCGGCTATATCGAAGCCAAGCCGGTGAAAGCGCTAAGCAAGTAA
- the erm gene encoding 23S ribosomal RNA methyltransferase Erm: MSKKRSGGEKLPLWVSQNFLTSYQTIKRVLCRCTLSTNDHVIEIGPGKGHITQLLMEKCREVTAVEIDERLYNKLLAKFRGTENLCIYNQDFLKWKLPVSGAYKVFANMPFCHTTAILRKLTESKNPPNEAWLTMEKGAAKRFMGKPRETLKSLMLKPLFDLDIVYYFLRDDFHPKPGVDIVLFHLKKKTQPDILPAQWRDYRHFITNAFECNAIGLRNMFTKKQFARACREANICDFAAGEILYVQWLCLFRCYCNHVLGIKA; this comes from the coding sequence ATGTCCAAAAAAAGAAGCGGCGGGGAAAAACTGCCACTTTGGGTGTCTCAAAACTTTTTAACAAGTTATCAGACTATTAAACGGGTGCTTTGCAGGTGTACCCTTAGCACAAACGATCATGTCATCGAAATTGGCCCCGGTAAAGGCCATATAACCCAGTTACTTATGGAAAAATGCCGGGAGGTAACGGCTGTTGAGATTGACGAAAGGCTATATAACAAACTTCTAGCAAAATTTAGAGGCACTGAAAACCTGTGCATTTATAATCAGGACTTCTTGAAATGGAAACTTCCCGTTTCTGGCGCGTACAAGGTTTTTGCTAATATGCCTTTTTGTCATACTACTGCAATCCTCCGTAAGCTAACGGAAAGCAAGAATCCGCCAAACGAAGCATGGCTAACCATGGAAAAGGGTGCAGCCAAGCGTTTTATGGGGAAACCACGTGAAACGCTAAAGTCGCTTATGCTAAAGCCATTGTTTGATTTAGATATTGTCTACTACTTTCTTCGGGATGATTTTCATCCAAAGCCCGGTGTGGATATCGTCTTATTTCACTTAAAGAAGAAAACACAGCCCGATATATTGCCGGCTCAATGGCGAGACTATAGGCATTTTATTACAAATGCCTTTGAATGCAACGCAATAGGGCTTCGAAATATGTTTACCAAGAAGCAGTTCGCGAGGGCTTGCCGGGAGGCAAATATTTGTGACTTTGCAGCCGGTGAAATTTTATACGTGCAGTGGCTTTGTCTTTTTCGGTGCTATTGTAATCATGTACTTGGCATAAAGGCATGA
- a CDS encoding helix-hairpin-helix domain-containing protein has protein sequence MKYNIDLECLSVQEYKALLKKQNLLPGRRILWQDIDNNFALFECQGIKTVAQLKKFLSTPVKIKAFADNTGIPENYFVILKREIGSLEQKPVPLASFPGIDPLLIEKLNEKGLKTSKDYFEHKQSMSDELFCLCDLIRINGVGPVAAKAFYEAGYRCVPDVAGADASAMLGKVSEVNRIRRYYKVTLGLKDMQFCIDFASLLEEHTS, from the coding sequence AAATCTATTGCCCGGACGCAGGATACTATGGCAGGATATTGATAATAATTTTGCTTTATTTGAATGCCAAGGCATTAAGACGGTTGCACAGCTTAAAAAATTTCTCTCTACTCCTGTAAAAATCAAGGCTTTTGCTGATAACACTGGCATACCGGAGAATTATTTTGTGATCCTCAAAAGGGAAATTGGAAGTCTGGAACAAAAACCTGTCCCGTTGGCGAGCTTTCCTGGCATCGATCCTTTACTGATTGAAAAATTAAACGAGAAAGGGCTTAAAACATCAAAAGACTATTTTGAGCATAAACAGTCTATGTCAGATGAACTGTTTTGTCTTTGTGACCTTATAAGGATCAACGGCGTGGGCCCGGTAGCCGCAAAAGCTTTTTATGAAGCCGGATATAGGTGTGTTCCAGACGTCGCCGGTGCGGATGCATCGGCTATGCTTGGCAAGGTCTCCGAGGTAAATAGAATCCGACGATATTACAAGGTAACGCTGGGTCTAAAAGATATGCAATTTTGTATTGATTTCGCGTCATTGTTAGAGGAGCATACTAGTTGA